A window of Mytilus edulis chromosome 10, xbMytEdul2.2, whole genome shotgun sequence contains these coding sequences:
- the LOC139491880 gene encoding IgGFc-binding protein-like, which yields MAEIQMQDYEEIRRENDDHKYDDLKVDEKTVNIDNVLVPSWKKWIKTNCLALTIYMVSTGFVLTVIYFTVIAQLRQKLLDIDMRLTAIENKNGTKLRESENRESTDLDTHTTCYNGGISKQNNNEYICVCTKGFLGKQCGYSGGKDTSFMVIFQEGISYYPTTPKILVASENTTRLSIRYFHENKIHTITMDKSNTEYNLSKSVLPSDGIHMAGVELHSDKGINVYGFFFGTGVSGGYSATPTRFASTKYIISSLPSFLNKYSYKNVIALTPGYQNTVVSINLKLKSGSVTYDNKQYSNNDTIRIMINKYDTFQLSATSDLSGTMVTSSKPVIVVSGNQCNSAVPDNIRAGSCNPFIESVLPTDQLDDMFITPYISTRLNNTVRIQAVNSTNLTIKTGNKTISKTLNARDFFYFYYNTISFISSSEDILVTSYPHGLSEGKGDPFMITIPGVNQYLYKYDFVVPTGFDSYISITVQSDATGGLFLDGNSSKSQSSVFSISEGMNNFSTFSLPISAGLHRIEHKKKVRFGLWIYGNGDPLDGYGYPAGMAYKAHN from the exons ATGGCTGAAATACAAATGCAGGATTACGAAGAAATCAGAAGAGAAAATGATGACCATAAATACGACGATTTAAAGGTCGACGAGAAAACAGTCAATATAGACAACGTGTTAGTTCCTTCATGGAAGAAATGGATTAAAACGAACTGTCTGGCACTAACCATATATATGGTGTCTACTGGATTTGTACTGACTGTTATCTATTTTACTGTTATAG CTCAGCTAAGACAGAAATTATTGGATATTGATATGAGATTGACagcaattgaaaacaaaaatgggACGAAACTGCGGGAGAGCGAAAACAGAGAGAGTACCGACTTAG ATACTCATACAACGTGTTACAATGGTGGAATctctaaacaaaataataatgaatacatATGCGTCTGTACAAAGGGATTCCTCGGTAAACAATGTGGATATTCTG gTGGAAAAGATACAAGTTTCATGGTAATTTTTCAAGAAGGAATTTCTTATTACCCGACAACGCCGAAAATTTTGGTAGCATCAGAAAATACAACACGTCTTTCAATTCGTTATTTCCACGAGAACAAAATTCATACTATCACTATGGACAAAAGTAATACAGAATATAATCTGAGTAAAAGTGTTTTACCGTCTGATGGGATACATATGGCTGGAGTAGAACTTCACTCAGATAAAGGAATAAATGTTTACGGATTTTTCTTTGGAACCGGAGTCTCAGGGGGATATTCAGCAACGCCTACGAGATTTGCCTCTACCAAATACATTATATCAAGTCTACCGTCATTTCTTAATAAATATAGTTATAAAAATGTGATAGCACTTACACCAGGTTATCAAAATACAGTTGTCagtataaatttgaaattgaaaagtgGATCTGTAACATATGACAACAAGCAGTATAGTAACAACGATACGATTAGAATAATGATAAACAAGTATGATACATTTCAGTTATCAGCTACATCAGACTTATCAGGAACCATGGTAACATCATCAAAACCAGTAATTGTTGTCAGTGGTAACCAGTGTAATTCTGCAGTACCAGACAATATTCGAGCGGGTAGTTGTAATCCATTTATAGAATCAGTATTACCTACTGATCAACTAGATGATATGTTTATAACTCCGTATATATCTACACGTTTAAATAACACTGTACGCATACAGGCGGTAAATAGTACTAATCTAACTATTAAAACTGGTAACAAGACAATATCAAAAACACTAAACGCAAgagatttcttttatttttattacaacaCGATATCTTTTATTTCATCATCTGAAGACATACTTGTCACCTCATATCCACACGGGTTAAGTGAAGGCAAAGGAGATCCTTTTATGATCACGATTCCGGGTGTAAATCAATACCTTTATAAATATGACTTCGTAGTACCAACAGGGTTTGACAGCTACATAAGCATAACGGTGCAGAGCGATGCTACTGGTGGGCTTTTCCTGGATGGAAATTCTTCAAAAAGTCAAAGTAGTGTTTTTAGCATTTCTGAAGGAATGAACAATTTTAGCACTTTCAGTCTGCCTATATCGGCAGGGCTTCATCGCATAGAACATAAAAAGAAAGTACGGTTTGGTTTATGGATTTACGGCAATGGAGATCCTTTGGATGGTTACGGTTACCCCGCTGGAATGGCTTATAAAGCTCACAATTAA